From the genome of Eucalyptus grandis isolate ANBG69807.140 chromosome 2, ASM1654582v1, whole genome shotgun sequence, one region includes:
- the LOC104426804 gene encoding auxin efflux carrier component 5 — translation MIGLEDVYKVVEAMVPLYVALMLGYGSVKWWKIFKPEQCDAVNRLVCYFTLPLFTFEFTAHVDPFEWNYAFIAADVVSKVIIVLVLAFWAKCSTKGSYCWSITSFSLCTLTNSLVVGVPLLKAMYGSMGVDLVIQGSVFQAIVWLTLLLFVLEMKRSGLDISSTPSSTEGDSPARTVVDPVAKFNLEGGLEMMVSSSRPSFWSLMRVVWMKLAMNPNSYACIVGIVWALIANRWHFEMPGIIDGCITILSKAGTGTAMFSMGMFMAQQEKLIACGPSLTVFGMVLRFIAGPAAMAIGSIALGLRGNVLRVAIIQAALPQSITSFIYAKEYALHADVLSTAVIFGMIVSFPVLLAYYAILELVPC, via the exons ATGATAGGGTTGGAGGATGTGTATAAGGTGGTGGAGGCGATGGTGCCGCTATATGTCGCGTTGATGTTGGGCTACGGATCGGTGAAGTGGTGGAAGATTTTTAAGCCGGAGCAGTGTGATGCGGTAAACCGGCTTGTCTGCTATTTCACCCTCCCTCTCTTCACCTTCGAGTTCACGGCCCATGTTGATCCCTTCGAGTGGAACTACGCGTTCATCGCCGCAGACGTCGTCTCCAAGGTCATCATAGTCTTGGTGCTAGCGTTTTGGGCCAAGTGCAGCACCAAAGGGAGCTATTGCTGGTCCATCACCAGCTTCTCGCTGTGTACGCTGACCAACTCGCTCGTCGTTGGCGTCCCCCTGCTCAAGGCCATGTATGGCTCGATGGGCGTGGACCTGGTGATCCAGGGCTCGGTGTTCCAGGCGATCGTGTGGCTCACGTTGCTCCTTTTTGTGCTGGAGATGAAGCGGTCGGGGCTTGACATCTCATCGACACCATCCTCCACGGAGGGCGACTCGCCAGCAAGGACAGTCGTCGATCCGGTGGCCAAATTCAATTTGGAAGGGGGGTTGGAGATGATGGTGAGCTCTAGTAGGCCATCATTTTGGTCTCTCATGAGGGTCGTTTGGATGAAGCTTGCCATGAACCCAAACTCCTATGCATGCATAGTTGGTATAGTTTGGGCGTTGATTGCAAACAG GTGGCACTTTGAGATGCCAGGCATCATAGATGGATGCATAACGATCTTGTCAAAAGCTGGGACGGGCACTGCCATGTTTAGTATGG GGATGTTCATGGCGCAGCAAGAGAAATTGATAGCATGTGGGCCGAGCTTGACCGTGTTCGGGATGGTTTTGAGGTTCATCGCTGGTCCGGCGGCCATGGCCATCGGTTCTATTGCCTTGGGCTTGCGTGGCAATGTCCTCCGTGTCGCTATCATTCAG GCAGCACTGCCACAGTCGATTACATCCTTCATCTACGCCAAAGAATATGCACTGCATGCGGACGTGCTTAGCACTGC GGTGATCTTTGGAATGATTGTCTCTTTTCCGGTGCTGCTTGCATATTATGCAATTCTCGAGCTCGTCCCCTGCTAA